The genomic interval TTCCTCACAGCTCGCAGCCGAGGCAGCCCCCCGCCTCGGGCTATCCCCCCATCTCGGGTGACCCCAGAAAAGACACAAAGAGCCCCCCTCTATCCTGATGGACTCCACAGGAGGAACCCCTTGCTCCTCTATGCCAGGTGGGCCCTAGGAAGGacctccccacacacacactcctctACCCCGGACAGCCCCACAGGAAGACACCTCCCCATCCCGGGAGACCCTCAGGAgacccccgccccgccgccctctCTCGGCACTGagatccccccacccctttaTCCCAGAGGACGCCCCAAAAACACACATCCCCCCGACCCACCGCTTCCCCGTTCCGGGCGGCCGTACGGGAGGCTCTGCCCCGCCCCTGTACGCCGGGAGAcgtccccgctcccctcccgtACGCCGGGAGATCCCCGGGAGCCGCCACCCCCGCTCCCCCACCCCGGCGGCCCTACGCCAGACCCCGCACCCGCGCTCCCCTCCCCAGAGCAAAAGCCCACGACCCCCGCCGCACCGGGAGGCCCCGGCCGGGCCACCGGGGCGAGGGGCCGCCCCTCACCTTCaccgccgccgctcccgccgcgccAGGCCCAGCGCAACCACGGCGAGAAACCGGAACTTCCGCTCCCCGACGCCCCGCGCGCGGGGCACTCTGGGAAGCGGAGTCCGgtccccgccggccgccgcaCTACCGCTCCCGCCATGCCCCGCGCCGGCGAGGGCTACGGGCGGACTCCGTTTCCCAGCGTGCCCCGCGCGGCGGAGCCGGCGCGGCCTGCCGGGAGTTGTAGTCGCGGaggggcggtggcggcggcggcggcggggagcggggaagCGGGGGCCGCCTACAGCTCCCATGGTtccgcggggcgggcggccgaCCTTGGGGCGGCGAGGCCGGGCCCGGGCAAGGCCGCGGGGGGCGGTTCCCGCCGGGCCGGGGTGCCGCGATGCCGGGGGCaccgcgggggccggggccgggggcagggcgggaggcggccgcccgccgccgccggcgtcgtcgtcccccccctcgccccgccTAGGCCTTTGCCGGGGCGCTGCCGGGctgcccccgccgcgccgctcgCCCGGGCCTCCGGCGCTGACGGGAGGAGCCGCGAAGGTCGGTCCCTGCGCGTTGTCCTTCGGGGCtggggtcctcggggctggcgCTTCCCCGGGGCACGTCGGTGCTCGGGGAGCGGTGACCCTCCCCGGGGCGGAGgagggaccgggaccgggaccgggacggGGAGACCCTCACCCGcggtgggagggggggagctCCGGGGAAGCGCAGCGGGCTGGCAGCGGTGCAGCCGGACAGGCGAGGACGGGACCCTAATCCGCAGCCCGGCACCGTCCCGGGCTCTTGGGTTGTCGCAGGGTTTTGGGGTCGGGCTCCGGCTCCCCCAGGTGCGGCGTTACCTGCCGGGCTTGGGTCtggggggcaggaggtgtcaCGAAGCACGGAGCGAAGCCGGGGCCGGTTTCGGAAGCgcagggtgctgggccagcctgccttcctcctgttGCTTTCGCTTGTGTGCCTGCCTTCACTTTTGGGCCGGTTTCCCCttcctgggtgggggggaaagtgCGGGCTGGGGACACAGCCCGGCTGTGCCCAGGAGGGCTGACCCACCGGGCAGGGGCTTGAGAGGGCACCCTGCTCGCAGGAGGTTGGGCCATCTGAGCAGCCGTGGCCTCAAGAGGAGCGTCACCAGCCTGGTCTCATCTCAGCCACCTAATCCAGGCCAAGGAAGGCCATAAAACCCGCCCTTGGCAAACATGAGGCCTCTGGGGTTGTTGGTGTGCGGGACCAGCCCCATCCAGGGCCATCTCCCTTTCGCTGCCGGGACGCGGCGGAGGGAGGCTGAGTGGCTTTTCCAGCGCTTGGGAGAAATCGGGGCCAATCCTGGATGAAAGGTgctggggccggggggctgGAAAGAGCTGGGGCCGCGGGAGGGAGGAAATCCTGCTGGATTAGAGCGGCTTTCCTGACGTCTCACCAGGGCTCGGTGGTGCTTGCTGAGCCAGCAGGATCAAGACAACGATGCTGGCACGGCCCCGCTCGAGAGCGGAGTGTTTCGGGACCCATTTTGCAGGTGAAGGAACAGAGGGGTGACATTGTGGGTCGCATGCAGGTCCTGCCCCGAGGAATGGCTGCAGATGTCCACAAGAAGAAAGGCTGGGAAGTGCCCAACGGGTCCCTGGCACCGGGAGATGGGCAGCATGTGGAGCGGTCCGAGAGCCCCACGCCAGGGCTGGcgcaggggacagagccaggtaCGGGGACAGAGCTCGCTGCAGGCGTaagcaagggggaaaaaaaaaaaaggcagctcctCATTATGCAGCCTGGGCCCTTCACAGCCCCACGGGCAGGGGGAGATGGGCCCGCTGGCTGCTCCCCACCAGCAGGACCCGCACCCCTGGGTGCCACGGAATGGGGAGAGAAGGGCAGGTCCCTCCCTGCAAAGCTCTGTCCCTTTTGCACCCTCCATCCACCCGCTGCCTCAGTATGGGGGACAGGCGGACGGACGCTGCACGGCCCATTGTTCCCAGGGGCGGGCCAGGAGGGAGCCATGTTCGTGCACACCCGCTCCTATGAGGACCTGACGAGTCCCGAGGACGGGGCGGCCACAGCACGGAGCCCGGAGGAGAGGCGGGGGGAGCCGGCTGAGCCAACCAGCATGGAGCAGATCAGCAAGGACTTCAGCGAGCTGAGCACGCAGCTCACGGGCATGGCCCTCGacctggaggaggagatgaGGCAAAGCAAGGAGGGGAAGCTGGAGCCGTCCCCGCAGACCCCCCGCCGCGACTCGGTGCTGTcgggcaaggaggaggaggatgtgaCCATGGACGCCTGGCGCATGCACCGGAAGCACGTCTTTGTGCTGAGCGAGGCGGGCAAGCCCGTGTACTCCCGCTATGGCTCCGAGGAGGCCCTCTCCAGCACCATGGGCGTCATGATGGCCCTGGTGTCCTTCCTGGAGGCTGAGAAAAACGCCATCCGGTCCATCCATGCAGGTACCACCCTGGGGGGAGTGGGACAGGGCGGGTGTCACGGCCTGCCTGGCGCCGTGCCCCTGCCACCGTGGGCCACGTTAGCTGTCCCCAGGGGCAGATTGGTTGCTGGGGGGAGGCTGCAGCCTGGCTCCCCATTGCAGCCCCAGGGAGCCAGGCTTTTACAGGTCtgtccccggcccccccggggAACTCCCTCCCAAGCAGATGGCTACAAGGTGGTCTTTGTGCGGAGGAGCCCGCTGGTGCTGGTGGCAGTGGCGCGGACCCGGCAGTCGGAGCAGGAGATCGCCCACGAGCTGCTCTACATCTACTACCAGATCCTGAGCCTGCTCACCTGGACCCAGCTCAACCACATCTTCCAGCAGAAGCAGAACTATGACCTGCGCAGGCTCCTGGCCGGCTCCGAGCGCATCACTGACAACCTGCTGGACCTCATGGCCCACGACCCCAGCTTCCTCATGGGCGCCGTGCGCTGCCTGCCCCTGGCCGCCAGTGTCCGGGACGCTGTCAGCACCAGCCTCCAGCAGGCCAAGGCCAAGAGCCTGGTCTTCTCCATTCTTCTGTCAGGGAACCAGCTGGTGTCTCTCGTGAGGAAGAAGGATCAGTTCCTCCACCCCATTGACCTCCATCTGCTCTTCAACCTCAtcagctcttcttcctcctttcgGGAGGGCGAAGCCTGGACTCCTATTTGTCTCCCAAAGTTCAACTCCAGTGGCTTCTTCCATGCCCACATCTCCTACCTGGAGCAGGAGATGGACCTGTGCCTCCTGCTGGTCTCCACCGACCGCGAGGACTTCTTCACCGTCTCTGACTGTAAGCGGCGCTTCCAGGAGCGTctgcggcggcggggggtgcACCACGCTCTGCAGGAGGCCTTGCGCACCCCCTTTTACAGCGTCGCCCAGGTGGGCATCCCTGACCTCCGACACTTCATCTACAAGTCCAAGAGCTCCGGGCTCTTCACCAGGTGAGGCCCCCAGGGAACCATCGGGCCAAGGCCGTGGAGTGGGGCGTGGGGCAAACCTTCTCCACGAATCCTCTTCTCCTGGGGGCTAATGGGGTGCTGTGTTCCTGCAGCCCTGAGATTGAGGCACCCTAcgtgcaggaggaggagaaggagaggctCTTGGGGCTCTACCAGTACCTCCACAGTCGGGCTCACAACTCTTCACGCCCCCTGAAGAACATCTACTTCACAGGCCCCCGTGAGAACCTCCTGGCGTGGGTAAGGGCTGTCTGCAGGGTTTGGGTGAGCCCATCTTCTCCAGTACTGCATGGTGGAGTAAGGGGGTGGTGGCACAACGCAGCACCAGCTTCATGGTCCCCAGGGTGGCCCCCAGGCCGTGCACGGTCCTTTTGTGGGTGAGCCTGCTCCCATGCACCCCTGTCCCAGGGAGGGACGGGCAGGGAtagcagcaggagctggtgaGCTCCAGCACCAAGGGCTGTGCCATGCGCTGCCATGAACTCCCCAGTGCCACTGAGAAAACCCACCCTGGTGTTTGATCCTCCCACTTCTGAGAAAACCCCATTTAGGGTACCCCGCTGCCACCACATGTCCCTGCACTGGAGCCACTGCGCCTGTTTGCAGTAGCCCGTGGAGGGAAGATGTGGTGCCAGCCCCAAGTGGGGCACAGACGTGTTCCCAGCATGTACCCTTCTTCACCCAGGTAACCAGCGCCTTCGAGCTCTACATATGCTACAGTCCCCTGGGGACCAAGGCTGGCGCCATCAGTGCTGTCAACAAGCTCATGAAGTGGATCCGCAAGGAGGAAGACCGACTCTTCATCCTCACGCCCCAGACGTACTGATAGGCATTGCCCAGGGCATGGTGCCAGCTGGGGGAGCCCCTGCTGTGCCAGGGAGCCTGTCCCCTGGGGAATCCTGGGCTGTGAGTCCAGGGGAGGGCATGGTGGGACTCCAGAGTGTGGGGAAACCCACCCATAGGACTGTCCAGCCTGGGTGTTAGAGATGGGGTGCACAGCTGCCAGGGGAAGGGGTGAGCAGGACTTTCATTTGCAGGCAATGCCCCCagctgggggggctgcccttcctctgcagcccccGGCTCCATCCCTCATTGTGGGGGTCTTGGAGTGGGGCTACTGGTACCCCGGGTTGCTGGAGGAGAGCTGAGACCGTGGGACCTGCTGTCTGTGCCTGGCACCCTCCTTTCTCTGCCATCCTGCAGCTGTGCCAAGGGTGGGGGTCCCCGGGGGAGAATGTGGCAGCACTTGGAGgacccctgtgctgctgtgcccaCAGATGGTGGGTGACACCACCCAGGTGGAGGACAGGGCTGGCCTGGGGCATGCACggctgctctccctgccctgggggAGCCAGGCCCCCCAAGTGCCAGGTAGCCCCTGGCAGTCCCAaagccctgccctggcaggtTTGTCCCCTTGGTATCTGCGTGAGCCTGGACCCTTCCCACCGTGGCCTTGAGAAGGTTGTCCCTGGGGACCCTGGCAGGCAGGGTGGCGGGTCAGCCTGGCCTGGCTGGGACAGCAGGGTCCTGCCCACCTTCCCATGGGGATACAGAGCAGCCCCAGAGAGACTTGGGGTACTGGGGTGCCCATCGGGGTGCTTGTGGGCTCATGGTGCTGGCTCTGGGCAGCGGACCCTAAAGGGGATGCTCAAGCACAGCTCCCTGGAGACCCCACTGGCATGGGGCCCtggtgcccctccagccccaagGAGGGTCTTCCCCTTGACACAGGGGTACCTGTCCCCCAAATCCAGCCCCTCGAGCCAGCTATGCTGAGCTTGCTGCGTGGGGGCTACCTCCTCCCCGTCGGTCCCCAGGCACTGGTGTGGGGCTGAGCACCTGTGAATGCACAGCGGGCACAGGCCGACCCCACGTTTTGGGGCTGTCAGCCGAGCACTGGGATGGGTGTTTGAGGAGGGGCAGAGCCACCAGGGTGGCACCCACACACcgagggagctgggaaggaCCTGGCAGGGCTAGCGCAGGGACTCTGCTCCTGTATTTATGCTCCTGCCAGAGTGTAATCGCTTGTCTTTTGCTCATAAACATTATCTGGACCCTAAGTCAAGTCTTGTCATGTTCATGGGTGTCCACCTGGGGGGAGCCAAGCTGGGGGGGAAGTTTGGTCCAAGTTTGGGCATGATGCAGTCCAACCCCGGGGGCCTGCTGGGGGCCGGGAAAGCCGACAGGGAGCAGTGCAaggcagctggggctgtgctggcaggaggcagagctggctggagggTGGGAGTGGTGAAAACCCTGGGACAAGCTGGCCAGGGCCAGATAATGTTGAAACTGAGCGGGAGATGGAGGAAGGAGCTGTTGGGTAAGGCGTGGGGCCAGCGTAACTGCCGGGCCTTGCACAACGTGGGGCGGGAGCCTCGGAGGCCTGAGGCTGGCCAGGTGACAAGGGCAGGGGAACCCGTTTTCTTTCGGTGTGTTCAGCCCCTCCTGGGACCAAAGTCCCCCCGACAGCGCGAGGCAGCACCCTGCTCGGCCGGAGGAAAAGTCTGTGTGCGCAGCTGAGGCTCCACAGCCCTACTGCCCGAGGGCAACAGGGCACCGGGAGGACAAATCCGTGTGGTGCATCGGGATGTAAAGCATCTTCCTTCATCCCTGGGAACAGCAGCGAGTCCCGGCAGTGCTTGCAGCTCGTGCCACCTCAGGCAGCCCTTGATGAGGGGGGTGAAAAGGGACAGAAGACAAAGAACGGGCACAACAGAAATAACCCCCGTAGCTCTCCTCACaaagctgtggctgccctggccctgctcTTGCCCCCCGGCTGGAATCCCCGGTTCTGAGCCTGCTGTGCTCCCAGGAAGGCCGCCTCGCCGGCCTGGAAGTGAGTGGCAAGCATGATACCAGCACGGGCGGCTTCGGGGAAGCTGCGATTTCACGTGTCGGGGTGTCAACACGGGTGGCCCTGGGCCCGAGGGCTGCGGCAGAGGGGCCAAAGGGTGCCGACACGCCCGGACCCCACACGCACCCTGGGATGCTGGCAGCCGTCTCTCAGCCCTGGGGACCCTCCGACGGCCACCCGGTTGGCGCTGGCCCGCCAAGGCATCGCGCCGTGTCCCGACCGGGGGCCTCCGCCTCTCACCCGTGTCCCTTTTGGGCACCGTGCCCACCCAAGCTCGTCCCCCCGGGGTGCCCAGCGAACCCTCCGGGCACCTCGGCACCGTATGCTTCCCCCGGGCTCCCGGTTCCCCCGGGTATCCCCGTCCCCCCGGGCTGCGAGTGCCGGTGCCGGCCCTCGGGGAGCCCCGCAGGGCCCGGGGGCAGGGCCCtggcccgccccggcccgccccggcccgcctcGCCTCCTCCGGCacggccccgctccgctccgttCCGTTCCGccccggcacggcacggcacggcacggcacggcagcGCCCAGGTGAGGGCCCCACCGCCCGGCACGGCTCGGCACCGGACCGGACGGGACGGGGCGGTCCCGGACAGCCGGACCCGACGGGGATCCCGGCTGGGAACCGCTCCCGGCCCCGGTGAGCTGGAgcggggacgggacgggacgggacgggacgaaCGACACGGCCCCGGGGGTTACGTCGGGgtccctgtccctgggggctggcagggtCCCCATTCCAGTCCCCAGGAGGGGGGTCTTGCAGGGCAGGGATGCCTCCGGGGGACAGGTAAGGGTCTGGGAGGCGGCAGCGGGCAGGATTTGTCCCCCCCTGCCGCAGGCAGTTTGGCTTCATCTCCTGCTTGCGGTATTTGGGAAGAGGTTTGGTGCGGCCGATCCTTCCCCGGTAGGTCCCGTCATCGGCTGGCCCCGGGGGACCCCggcaccccctgccccacacaCAGCTGCGGCAGTGCCCAAAGGTCCTCACCTGACTACGGCAGGTAAAAccctttctctttcatttcGCAGATGCAATGGTGACCCGTCCTCCATGTGTCCTGACCCCGCTCGGTGCTGAGCACCATCGATAACCCCGCACCAGCGGCACCGTGCAGCATGGGGCTGTCATGCCGCGTGTGCCTCTTGCTGGCGCTCGCCCTGGCCCCGCTGGGTGCCGACACCTGGCAGTGCCCCCGCATCCCTTACAGCTCCACCAGGAACTTCTCCGTCCCCTACACGCTGCCTGGCCTCGACGCCGGCAGCCCCGTGCAGAATGTCGCTGTCTTCGCCGACTCCACCGGCCCGGCCGCCGTCTTCGTGGCCATCCGCAACCGCATCCTGCTGGCCAGCCCCGAGCTGCGCCTCCTCTCCATCCTTGTCACTGGCCCGGTGGGCAGCGCTGAGTGTGAGATCTGCCGCCTGTGCCCGGCTGCCGCGGACGGCCCCAAGGACACGGACAACGTCCTGCTGATGCTGGACCCGCTGGAGCCATGGCTGTACAGTTGCGGCACAGCGCGGCACGGGCTGTGCTACCAGCACCAGCTGGAGGTGCGGGACGGCAAGGTGGCCATCACGACCACGCACTGCCTGTACTCGGCCACGGGCAACAGCCCTGCGTCCTGCCCCGACTGCGTGGCCAGCCCCCTGGGGACAAGTGCCACCGTGGTGGCCACCTCCTACGCTTCTTTCTTCTACCTCGGCTCCACCATCAACAGCAGTGTGGCGGCACGGTACAGCCCGCGGTCGGTGTCCGTCCGCAGGCTGAAGGGCACCTTGGACGGCTTTTCGGACGACTTCCAGTGGCTGACGGTGCTGCCGCAATACCGGGACAACTACACCATCCACTACGTGCACTCCTTCGCCGACGGGGACCACGTCTACTTCCTGACGGTGCAGCCGGAGCGGCCGGGCTCGGCAGCGTACCACACGCGCCTGGCACGGCTCAGCACCCACGAGCGCGCCCTCCGCCGCTACCGCGAGCTCATCCTCGACTGCCGCTTCGAGTCcaagcggcggcggcggcggcggcacggCGGCGAGGAGGACGCCGAGCGGGATGTCGCCTACAacgtgctgcaggcagcccaCGCCACCCGCCCCGGCGCCCGCCTGGCCCGTGACCTCGGCATCAATGACACCGACACGGTGCTCTTCGGCGCCTTTGCCGAGAGCCGGCTGGAGAGCCGGGTGCCGCGGGAGAACTCGGCCGTCTGCGCCTTCCCCCTCCGCCTCCTCAACCAGGCCATAGAGGAGGGCATGGAGAAGTGCTGCGGCACCGGGCACCAGCCGCTGCTGCGGGGGCTCAGCTTCTTCCAACCGGTGGAGTACTGCCCGCACAACGTGAGTCCTCCGCCCCGTGCCGCGTCTGTCCCGGTGGGCCTGGGGGTTGGCTGGGACGCGGGGAGGTGGATCCGGGATGCTGGGAAGCACTGGCAAAGCGGGGtggaccggggcgggggggggagaacggCGTCACCCAGGTGTGAGTCAGCCCCGCCAGCCGCCCGCTGCCTATCGCAGGGCCCGCTGCGTTTCGCCAACCCTGGCCGCACCGAGGAGGCAGGGTGCTGGCATGGATCCGGTTGCGCGCCCCACCCCACGCACCCTGTGCTCGCCCGCGCCGGGTGCCGCAGACACATGTCCCAGCGCATGGGCGCACCACTGCTTGCCATGCATCGGGCCAAAAGTCCCTCTCCTCGGCGTGGCTTCCCCGGGGAACGCCGGCTCTGGTCCCACGGTGACTGTCCCCGGCGCTGGGTCGTTGACGGCCACCCTCTCCAGGGACGCTGGGAAGCCACAGGGCCTCGGTGCTTCCCTGGCCAGGGTGCGTCGGGTGCCCAGCCGCTCCTgccttgccccccccccgggccccgggGCCACCGCCTTCTCTGGGCAAATAAACCGCAGGCGGAAGCGCAATTAGTCACCGGGGTTTCTTGTCTGCcgcagccgtggggcaggaaCGCCGTGTCCCAGGGACAAGCTCCAGCACGGGCGGGATGGGCGGGCACCCCGGCAGGGCCCCCTCTGCAGGCAGGGTCCCAGCAAGCACCCGTGACACGAGTTTTGGAGTTCTCAGCCAGGCGCGGGGCAAGGTGCAGCCAAatcccttcctcttcctgtgCGCGGAGCAGACGGCTCACTGCCGCTGACTCACGCCACTGGCAGGGTGAGCCAGGGGGCGATCCCCAGCCCCCGTGCATCGGTGGGGGGCCAGTGGGGACCCCCTGGCGCCTGGGGTCCCCCTTCATCCCCAGCCCCCCACTGAGCCCTGGGGACGGGGTGCgctggttttggggtgctcGCCGAGCGGTGCCGGCACGGATAACCACATCCagatggggtgggaggggagggcaggatCTGACGCTGTGCGGGGGCTGTGGGAGGGGCTGCGGATGTGTTCTTTCCCCAAAAATTTTCCCAGCCTGGAAGGGAGCTTAGGCAATCAGGTGCTCCCCAGAGTATCTTGTGGCTGGAGCTGGTGCCCACCCACGAGGGTATGGGGGGAttgggctgctggggctggcttCAAGGCACCCACACCACACTTGGCCACAGGTGAACCTCTCGGCACCAGTGGCCAACACCAGCTGTTGGGACCAGCCCACCCTCGTTCCCGCTGCCTCCCATAAGGTGGACCTGTTCAATGGGCACCTGGCCGGCGTCCTCCTCACCTCCATCTTCGTCACCGCCCTGGGGGATGTCACCGTGGCCCACCTGGGCACAGCAGAGGGACGCATCTtccaggtgggatgggggggccGGGTGGTGTGGGGTGCTCCCAGCGGCACGTGGGGCGTGCTCAGCCCCCTGCTCTGCCCCGCTGCAGATGGTGCTCCAGCGCTCCAGCTCCTACCTCCTCACCTTGGCCAACTTCTCCCTGGGGGAGCCGGGGCCGGTGCGGGGTGCCATGGGGCTGCAGAGCCACTCGCTGTTCTTCGCTGCTGGCACCAAGGTGAgcgggggtcctggggggtccaGAGTGGGCGCTGAGCCCCACGTGCCCCGCTTGCCTCCGCTCTCTGTCCTCAGGTGTGGCGCCTGAACGTCACCGGTCCTGGCTGCCGCCACTTCTCCACGTGCCAGCGCTGCCTGCGAGCTGAGCGCTTCATGGGCTGCGGCTGGTGCGGGGATGGGTGCACGCGCCGCCACGAGTGCGCCGGCCCCTGGGTCCAGGACAGCTGCCCACCCGTCCTCACCGACGTAGGTCTGCGCCGCCGTCTCCCCCGCTCCCCACATCTCCCAAGCACTCagatggggagggaggtggcaAATGGGGTGGCACGTCGTGGGACCTTTGCTTTGTCCAGAGACCCCCTCCCCGGGATGGGTGCCGTGCCCCCCGGGGAAGGGGCTTTCCAGACCCACAACTGTCACCAGGCTTTTGGGGCTCAGGGTGACACAGGTGCCTCTCCCGCAGTTCCACCCCCGGAGTGCCCCACTGCGGGGCCGGACGCGGGTGACGCTCTGCGGCATGACATTCCGCTCCCACTTGGACCTCTACCCCCGCCACAGCCCCCCCGGTGCTTACCGGGTGGCGGTGGGCCGGCGAGGCTGCACGGTGCTGCCGGAGGAGAGCAAGAGCCACAGGTGCGCGGCGGTGCCAGGGACGGggggaaacagcagcagagaggggtctggggctgccccccccccagcctggggctgACCCCCCATCATCGCCCCACAGGCCCCTGCCCACCTCCCGCCGCAAGGACTTTGTGGACGTGCTGGTGTGTGAGCTGGAGCCGGGGGGCCCGAAGGCAGCGGGGGGCCCGGCTGATGTGGTGCTCACCGTGGAGGAACCCACTGGACCCTCCAGCTTCCATGTCCACGGCTCCGCCACCCTCGGCGGCTTCGTCTTCGTGGTACGGCCCTGCGCTGGCGGTCCGGGGTTTGGGTGGGTGGGTTTGGCTCACCCACCCACGCCACCGACCCCATCTCTGCCCAGGACCCCCGCATcagcaccctgcaccccccGTTTGGCCCCCGGGGGGGTGGCACCCACCTCTCCCTGCGTGGCACCCACCTCTCAGCGGGGAGCAGCTGGCGGGTGATGGTCAACGGCTCCGAGTGCCCCCTGGTCGGGCAGCCCAGGTACGCCCCTGCCTTGCCCCCACCAGGCACAGCGGGGTCCCTGGCTCGGGGATGggcatgggacccccccccgcaGTGCCCTCCAGCCATGGCTGCCATGTCCCCAGGCAG from Haliaeetus albicilla chromosome 24, bHalAlb1.1, whole genome shotgun sequence carries:
- the MST1R gene encoding macrophage-stimulating protein receptor isoform X3: MGLSCRVCLLLALALAPLGADTWQCPRIPYSSTRNFSVPYTLPGLDAGSPVQNVAVFADSTGPAAVFVAIRNRILLASPELRLLSILVTGPVGSAECEICRLCPAAADGPKDTDNVLLMLDPLEPWLYSCGTARHGLCYQHQLEVRDGKVAITTTHCLYSATGNSPASCPDCVASPLGTSATVVATSYASFFYLGSTINSSVAARYSPRSVSVRRLKGTLDGFSDDFQWLTVLPQYRDNYTIHYVHSFADGDHVYFLTVQPERPGSAAYHTRLARLSTHERALRRYRELILDCRFESKRRRRRRHGGEEDAERDVAYNVLQAAHATRPGARLARDLGINDTDTVLFGAFAESRLESRVPRENSAVCAFPLRLLNQAIEEGMEKCCGTGHQPLLRGLSFFQPVEYCPHNVNLSAPVANTSCWDQPTLVPAASHKVDLFNGHLAGVLLTSIFVTALGDVTVAHLGTAEGRIFQMVLQRSSSYLLTLANFSLGEPGPVRGAMGLQSHSLFFAAGTKVWRLNVTGPGCRHFSTCQRCLRAERFMGCGWCGDGCTRRHECAGPWVQDSCPPVLTDFHPRSAPLRGRTRVTLCGMTFRSHLDLYPRHSPPGAYRVAVGRRGCTVLPEESKSHRPLPTSRRKDFVDVLVCELEPGGPKAAGGPADVVLTVEEPTGPSSFHVHGSATLGGFVFVDPRISTLHPPFGPRGGGTHLSLRGTHLSAGSSWRVMVNGSECPLVGQPRQGEEAIRCTTPATGGLGSAQVALWIDGEEFLAPLPFQYRPDPFVSAIDPSCSYEGSILTVIGTHLDSVYRAKIHFEAGGVRTEAVECEGPRAPERLLCQSPAFPFETKVETALGNLSVLLDGAAGRQLFRLRYYPRPKVFHWEQEGGRLRLKPGDDEIEVDQLGLDAVATCMNITMTVGGWDCHPNVLKNEVTCRLPRDLRLPPAGAPVEICVNGACEALGWVLPPPASLDLAASLALGTGVTFLVCCILAAVLLRWRWRKRRGTENLELLVQPGRGDPPATTQRPGVDYREVLAVLPVAGSPGPVGTRARFAGTGASTGVVGGGSPVPLLRATSCCLEDLRPELLEEVKDILIPEERLVTHRHQVIGKGHFGSVYHGTYTDPLLGDLHCAVKSLHRITDVEEVEEFLREGILMKSFHHPQVLSLLGVCLPRHGLPLVVLPYMRHGDLRHFIRAQERSPTVKDLIGFGLQVALGMEYLAQKKFVHRDLAARNCMLDETLTVKVADFGLARDVFGKEYYSIQRHRHAKLPVKWMALESLQTQKFTTKSDVWSFGVLMWELLTRGASPYPGVDPYDMASYLLRGRRLPQPCHCPDTLVLLSCWAPAPEERPSFTGLVGELEHVLATLEGEHYVNLAVTYVNLECGPPFPPAPLGQLPDGEDEDEDNEEEEEEEEEEEDTSMC
- the MST1R gene encoding macrophage-stimulating protein receptor isoform X1, with product MGLSCRVCLLLALALAPLGADTWQCPRIPYSSTRNFSVPYTLPGLDAGSPVQNVAVFADSTGPAAVFVAIRNRILLASPELRLLSILVTGPVGSAECEICRLCPAAADGPKDTDNVLLMLDPLEPWLYSCGTARHGLCYQHQLEVRDGKVAITTTHCLYSATGNSPASCPDCVASPLGTSATVVATSYASFFYLGSTINSSVAARYSPRSVSVRRLKGTLDGFSDDFQWLTVLPQYRDNYTIHYVHSFADGDHVYFLTVQPERPGSAAYHTRLARLSTHERALRRYRELILDCRFESKRRRRRRHGGEEDAERDVAYNVLQAAHATRPGARLARDLGINDTDTVLFGAFAESRLESRVPRENSAVCAFPLRLLNQAIEEGMEKCCGTGHQPLLRGLSFFQPVEYCPHNVNLSAPVANTSCWDQPTLVPAASHKVDLFNGHLAGVLLTSIFVTALGDVTVAHLGTAEGRIFQMVLQRSSSYLLTLANFSLGEPGPVRGAMGLQSHSLFFAAGTKVWRLNVTGPGCRHFSTCQRCLRAERFMGCGWCGDGCTRRHECAGPWVQDSCPPVLTDFHPRSAPLRGRTRVTLCGMTFRSHLDLYPRHSPPGAYRVAVGRRGCTVLPEESKSHRPLPTSRRKDFVDVLVCELEPGGPKAAGGPADVVLTVEEPTGPSSFHVHGSATLGGFVFVDPRISTLHPPFGPRGGGTHLSLRGTHLSAGSSWRVMVNGSECPLVGQPRQGEEAIRCTTPATGGLGSAQVALWIDGEEFLAPLPFQYRPDPFVSAIDPSCSYEGSILTVIGTHLDSVYRAKIHFEAGGVRTEAVECEGPRAPERLLCQSPAFPFETKVETALGNLSVLLDGAAGRQLFRLRYYPRPKVFHWEQEGGRLRLKPGDDEIEVDQLGLDAVATCMNITMTVGGWDCHPNVLKNEVTCRLPRDLRLPPAGAPVEICVNGACEALGWVLPPPASLDLAASLALGTGVTFLVCCILAAVLLRWRWRKRRGTENLELLVQPGRGDPPATTQRPGVDYREVLAVLPVAGSPGPVGTRARFAGTGASTGVVGGGSPVPLLRATSCCLEDLRPELLEEVKDILIPEERLVTHRHQVIGKGHFGSVYHGTYTDPLLGDLHCAVKSLHRITDVEEVEEFLREGILMKSFHHPQVLSLLGVCLPRHGLPLVVLPYMRHGDLRHFIRAQERSPTVKDLIGFGLQVALGMEYLAQKKFVHRDLAARNCMLDETLTVKVADFGLARDVFGKEYYSIQRHRHAKLPVKWMALESLQTQKFTTKSDVWSFGVLMWELLTRGASPYPGVDPYDMASYLLRGRRLPQPCHCPDTLYRVLLSCWAPAPEERPSFTGLVGELEHVLATLEGEHYVNLAVTYVNLECGPPFPPAPLGQLPDGEDEDEDNEEEEEEEEEEEDTSMC